One Keratinibaculum paraultunense genomic window carries:
- a CDS encoding trans-sulfuration enzyme family protein: MDKDYYFDTKTIHAGSTGKNPNNALNPPIFQTSTFVFDDIEHVEEVMSFQSNDYVYTRGNNPTLRLFENRMAELEKGKGAVAFASGMAAISSVLFSLLKPKESVIAHRTLYGSSYNVITKILPEYNIDYKMIDLTDINKLKSNIDENTKVIYFETPSNPDLSIIDIKKVVEVAKAKDIKVVVDNTFATPYFQNPLVLGADVVVHSATKYICGHGDVVGGVAIAKDMDYIHYLKFDYMCEFGGVMSPFDAWLLLRGLKTLGIRMRQHEKNAMEIAKFLKTHPKIRNVKYPGLENFNGHDIAKRQMNGFGAMISFELNGSFEDTKEFVESLELIQLAVSLGDCETLIELPVAMTHRGYPRDKLEEFGLTESMVRLSVGLEDYRDIIEDLNKALSAI; this comes from the coding sequence ATGGATAAAGACTATTATTTTGATACTAAAACTATACATGCTGGAAGTACAGGAAAAAATCCAAACAATGCACTAAATCCACCTATATTTCAAACATCCACTTTTGTATTTGATGATATAGAACATGTAGAGGAAGTTATGAGTTTTCAATCTAATGATTATGTGTATACTAGAGGCAATAATCCTACATTAAGATTATTTGAAAATAGAATGGCAGAATTAGAAAAAGGGAAAGGAGCTGTGGCTTTTGCTTCGGGTATGGCAGCCATTAGTTCAGTATTGTTTAGCCTTTTAAAGCCAAAGGAGAGTGTGATAGCCCATAGGACATTGTACGGTTCAAGCTATAATGTGATAACCAAGATATTACCAGAATATAATATAGATTACAAGATGATAGATTTAACAGATATTAATAAATTAAAATCCAACATAGATGAGAATACAAAAGTAATATATTTTGAAACTCCATCCAATCCAGATCTTTCCATAATAGATATTAAAAAAGTAGTAGAAGTGGCAAAAGCAAAGGATATCAAGGTGGTAGTAGATAATACCTTTGCTACTCCATATTTTCAGAACCCTCTTGTATTAGGAGCAGATGTGGTAGTTCATAGTGCAACCAAATATATATGTGGTCATGGAGATGTAGTAGGTGGAGTAGCAATTGCTAAGGATATGGACTATATACATTATTTAAAATTTGATTATATGTGTGAATTTGGAGGTGTAATGAGTCCTTTTGATGCATGGCTATTGCTAAGGGGCTTAAAGACTTTAGGGATTAGAATGAGACAACACGAAAAAAATGCCATGGAAATAGCAAAATTTTTAAAAACTCATCCTAAAATTAGAAATGTAAAATATCCAGGACTTGAGAATTTTAATGGACATGATATAGCTAAAAGACAGATGAATGGATTTGGAGCTATGATTAGTTTTGAGTTAAATGGTAGCTTTGAAGATACAAAGGAATTTGTTGAGTCTTTAGAACTAATCCAATTAGCTGTAAGTTTAGGAGACTGTGAAACATTGATAGAATTACCTGTAGCTATGACCCATAGAGGATATCCACGAGATAAATTGGAGGAATTTGGACTTACAGAAAGTATGGTAAGGCTTTCTGTAGGGTTAGAAGATTACAGAGATATAATAGAGGATTTAAATAAAGCTTTATCAGCAATATAA